A stretch of the Gracilinanus agilis isolate LMUSP501 chromosome 4, AgileGrace, whole genome shotgun sequence genome encodes the following:
- the SHISA4 gene encoding protein shisa-4 — protein MSPPGLPWAPAQQLAGILFFSLLAPLVLADEDCLWYLDGNGSWHPGFDCEASFCCGTCYHRFCCRDLSRLITERQQKHCLAFSPKTIAGIASAVILFIAVVVTTICCFLCSCCYLYRRRQQLRTPLEVQEIPMTGIPIQPMYPYPQDPKAGPAPPQPGFVYPPSGPAPQYPMYPAGPPVYNPAAPPPYMPSQSTYPGA, from the exons ATGTCTCCTCCGGGGCTGCCCTGGGCCCCAGCGCAGCAGCTAGCTGGAATATTGTTCTTCAGCCTGTTGGCTCCTCTGG TGTTGGCAGATGAAGACTGCCTGTGGTATTTGGATGGGAATGGCTCGTGGCATCCCGGGTTTGACTGTGAAGCCTCCTTCTGCTGTGGGACCTGCTACCACCGTTTCTGCTGCAGAGATCTCTCCAGGCTCATCACAGAGCGGCAGCAAAAGCACTGCCTTGCCTTTAG CCCCAAGACTATTGCGGGTATTGCCTCCGCTGTGATCCTGTTCATTGCCGTGGTAGTCACCACCATCTGCTGCTTCCTCTGCTCCTGCTGTTACCTCTACCGCCGACGCCAGCAGCTTCGCACTCCCTTAGAAG TTCAAGAGATCCCAATGACAGGCATCCCCATCCAGCCGATGTACCCATATCCTCAGGATCCAAAAGCTGGCCCTGCACCTCCCCAGCCAGGCTTTGTGTACCCACCCAGTGGTCCTGCCCCCCAGTATCCCATGTACCCAGCTGGTCCCCCAGTCTACAATCCTGCAG ctCCTCCTCCCTACATGCCATCACAGTCCACTTACCCTGGGGCCTGA